One stretch of Gouania willdenowi chromosome 16, fGouWil2.1, whole genome shotgun sequence DNA includes these proteins:
- the LOC114477700 gene encoding trypsin-3-like: MKGFLLLALFGAAVALEQDDKIVGGYECRKNSVPYQVSLFTGYNYCGGILLSDEWVLSAAHCKPKSNLEVRLGEHDIWEPEGTEQHIMSAKFIRHPSYNPRSQDNDIMLIKLSQRANLNSYVRPVTLPSKCASDGTMCQVSGWGSLRASDEGSRYPHKLQCLEVPLLSEDTCFNAYPFQITENMICAGYLEGGKDSCQGDSGGPLVCDGALQGVVSWGHGCALRKKPGVYTKVCNYISWIKNTMASG; encoded by the exons ATGAAGGGGTttcttctcctggctctgtttGGAGCAGCAG TTGCTCTGGAGCAAGATGACAAGATCGTTGGAGGTTACGAGTGCAGGAAAAACTCGGTACCCTACCAGGTGTCACTGTTTACGGGGTATAACTACTGTGGTGGGATCCTTCTGTCAGATGAGTGGGTGCTCTCTGCTGCTCACTGCAAGCCAAA GTCAAACCTTGAAGTTCGACTGGGGGAGCATGATATTTGGGAGCCTGAGGGGACTGAACAGCACATTATGTCAGCCAAGTTTATCCGACACCCTAGCTACAATCCTCGCTCACAGGACAACGACATCATGTTGATCAAGCTGAGCCAACGTGCCAATCTGAACAGCTATGTGCGACCTGTGACACTTCCATCAAAGTGCGCCAGTGACGGGACCATGTGCCAGGTTTCTGGATGGGGAAGTCTCCGTGCCAGCGATGAAGGCT CCAGGTATCCACATAAGCTGCAATGCCTTGAGGTCCCTCTTCTGAGCGAGGACACCTGTTTCAACGCGTATCCTTTCCAAATCACTGAAAACATGATCTGTGCTGGATACCTGGAGGGAGGAAAGGACTCCTGTCAG GGAGATTCTGGGGGTCCATTGGTGTGTGACGGAGCGCTCCAAGGTGTGGTTTCTTGGGGTCATGGCTGTGCTTTGAGGAAGAAGCCTGGGGTTTACACTAAAGTTTGTAACTACATTTCCTGGATCAAGAACACGATGGCATCAGGCTGa
- the has1 gene encoding hyaluronan synthase 1, whose product MELKPLLKKLGSIVRAVLTFLFALLVLGVMVWAYVEGFQLVTSAYGIISFGFYGLLLSFHVLIQSFFAFIEHRQMKARTDSCTFTKTIGFTISAYQEDPIYLRECLNSIRALKYPPELLRIIMVIDGNSEDDLYMMDMFKEVFADKDPGCYVWKNNYHTWDPKQTQVDVEMGAEMASEGEADDVFYEDPQRKNVEHLIQSKNCVCIMQKWGGKREVMYTAFKALGSSVDYIQVCDSDTKLDPLATVELCKVLESNPKYGAVGGDVMILNLKDSYISFMSSLRYWMAFNIERSCQSFFNCVSCISGPLGLYRNDILQQFLESWYNQMFLGSHCTFGDDRHLTNRMLSMGFATKYTARSKCYTETPAQFLRWLNQQTRWTKSYFREWLYNAMWWHKHHLWMTYESIVSGIFPFFVTATIIQLFWTGTLWDILWILCCIQIIGLVKAAYACILRRNMVMVFMSLYSALYMTSLLPAKYFAILTMNKSSWGTSGRRKIVGNYIPLLPLSVWAAVLLGGLGFRIYKESQKDWSTPDKKMEIRFLIFGSVAYVCYWVLMIFLYWVWFRGACRKRRQSYNLKA is encoded by the exons ATGGAGCTGAAGCCATTGTTGAAAAAACTGGGCTCAATCGTCCGTGCCGTCCTCACTTTTCTCTTTGCACTGCTGGTTCTGGGTGTGATGGTGTGGGCCTACGTTGAAGGATTTCAGCTTGTGACATCAGCGTACGGAATCATCTCATTTGGCTTCTATGGACTCCTTCTCTCTTTCCACGTATTGATCCAAAGTTTCTTTGCTTTCATTGAGCACCGGCAAATGAAAGCTCGCACGGACTCGTGCACCTTCACAAAAACCATCGGCTTCACTATATCTGCATACCAGGAGGATCCCATCTATCTCAGAGAGTGCCTCAACTCCATCAGGGCACTCAAATATCCACCTGAGCTGCTGCGCATCATCATGGTGATAGATGGGAACTCTGAAGATGACCTTTACATGATGGACATGTTCAAAGAGGTGTTTGCAGACAAGGACCCTGGCTGTTATGTGTGGAAAAACAACTACCATACGTGGGACCCCAAACAGACTCAGGTGGATGTAGAGATGGGGGCAGAAATGGCCTCAGAAGGGGAAGCAGATGATGTGTTCTATGAGGATCCTCAGAGAAAAAACGTAGAGCACCTGATTCAGAGTAAAAACTGTGTGTGCATCATGCAGAAGTGGGGAGGCAAACGGGAAGTGATGTACACAGCTTTTAAAGCGCTTGGATCATCTGTTGACTATATACAg GTGTGTGATTCTGATACTAAGCTGGACCCGTTGGCGACGGTGGAGCTGTGCAAGGTGTTAGAAAGTAACCCAAAGTATGGTGCTGTGGGTGGAGACGTGATGATCCTCAACCTCAAAGACTCCTACATCAGCTTCATGAGCAGTCTTCGTTACTGGATGGCTTTTAACATCGAAAGGTCCTGCCAGTCCTTTTTTAACTGTGTTTCCTGTATCAGCGGCCCTCTGG GTCTTTACAGGAATGATATCCTTCAGCAGTTTTTGGAGTCTTGGTACAATCAAATGTTTTTGGGAAGTCACTGCACATTTGGGGATGACCGGCACCTCACTAACCGTATGCTAAGCATGGGCTTTGCTACAAA atatACGGCTCGCTCCAAATGCTACACAGAAACACCCGCTCAGTTTCTCCGATGGCTCAACCAGCAGACCCGCTGGACTAAATCTTACTTTCGTGAGTGGCTGTACAATGCCATGTGGTGGCACAAGCACCATCTGTGGATGACCTATGAGTCCATTGTCTCTGGAATCTTCCCTTTCTTTGTAACTGCCACCATCATTCAGCTCTTTTGGACAGGCACTCTGTGGGACATCCTCTGGATCTTGTGCTGCATTCAAATCATTGGGCTGGTGAAAGCAGCCTACGCCTGCATTCTGCGGAGAAACATGGTGATGGTTTTCATGTCGCTGTACTCTGCTCTGTACATGACCAGCCTGCTGCCTGCAAAGTACTTTGCCATTCTCACAATGAACAAAAGCAGCTGGGGAACATCGGGCAGGCGTAAAATCGTGGGTAACTACATTCCCCTCCTTCCTCTGTCTGTGTGGGCGGCGGTTTTATTAGGTGGACTTGGTTTTAGAATCTACAAGGAAAGTCAAAAAGACTGGTCAACGCCAGATAAGAAAATGGAAATCAGATTTCTTATCTTTGGTTCCGTGGCATATGTGTGTTATTGGGTGCTGATGATTTTCCTGTATTGGGTGTGGTTTCGTGGTGCATGTAGGAAACGTAGACAGAGTTATAACCTGAAAGCGTAG
- the LOC114477676 gene encoding zinc finger protein 91, with translation MNTLIVMPLANGQNSLIMEKQKLMNNVASTNSSGEPSLFICTECGDGFSRYCSLLVHMTIHGPLESFSFDGSSNGFDVPREYVLQENGTLAVVNGLEQVPSSFKPPSPGILPSHLPSPIKLLSPATRPPSSPCKDLVQPRFLETNLRKARQCSYSCEICNKSFSNLQSLQHHQQYRNTERGYKCTLCCKVFDERQDHKKHIQSHINESFHSCGDCGKRFLKVASLTAHQIENHPPLNSDLGKSLKRIEKTYPCKRCKLIFFWMSDLQTHSIYNCKGKKPKLCLTSTLDVEVNTNNPEAPLAVSQTSGKSAHDQNGKSKPLEDKSCRVENELASKSYRCGLCGNNFQNLATLKEHHLTHQTQEEIDQLNQESQRILKHKMTTKRRHRRGNIQNGKLYPCKQCNRVFHHSSSLSRHMRYHKGTMHSCQFCGRLFPQRCDLRRHVVMYHPAALEHKPTSQNEPLARAIKRERMTGHLKSAKSSSNREQIMSSDQSPNENRSGKVGRINYKCQDCGKKFGLLCVYQRHLRYHKKEPKKNLQGVSDTTSASSPKLNLENHQSTGLNQVPEETKEDPVIKKDTTEEKEVGSMDCSKSNKDNAVGLYECIECTKTFSCSETFLQHQATHGSG, from the coding sequence ATGAACACTTTGATAGTGATGCCTTTGGCGAACGGACAGAATAGTCTCATTATGGAAAAGCAGAAGCTCATGAACAATGTTGCCTCAACAAATTCAAGTGGAGAACCAAGTCTTTTCATCTGTACTGAATGTGGTGATGGATTCAGTCGATACTGCAGCTTGTTGGTTCACATGACAATTCATGGACCTTTAGAGTCATTTTCTTTCGATGGCTCATCCAATGGATTCGATGTCCCTCGGGAGTATGTACTACAAGAAAATGGAACATTGGCAGTTGTAAATGGTTTGGAACAGGTACCCTCTTCTTTCAAACCACCGTCTCCCGGAATACTGCCATCACATCTTCCATCCCCTATCAAACTTTTGTCTCCAGCTACAAGGCCACCATCTTCTCCCTGCAAAGACTTGGTTCAGCCAAGATTTTTAGAAACAAATCTTAGAAAGGCTCGCCAGTGCAGTTACAGTTGTGAAATATGTAACAAATCATTTAGCAACCTGCAGAGTTTGCAGCACCACCAGCAATATCGCAACACAGAGCGAGGTTACAAGTGTACTTTGTGCTGCAAGGTCTTTGACGAAAGACAGGACCAcaagaaacacattcaaagccaCATTAATGAAAGCTTTCACTCCTGTGGTGATTGCGGTAAGCGGTTCTTAAAAGTAGCTTCCTTGACTGCCCATCAAATAGAAAATCATCCACCCCTTAACAGTGATTTAGGGAAATCATTGAAAAGGATTGAAAAAACTTATCCATGCAAGAGGTGCAAGCTAATTTTTTTCTGGATGTCAGATCTCCAAACTCATTCGATATACAATTGTAAAGGAAAAAAGCCCAAGCTCTGTTTAACAAGTACATTGGATGTCGAAGTGAATACTAACAACCCAGAAGCACCACTCGCAGTCTCCCAAACTAGTGGAAAATCTGCACATGATCAAAATGGGAAAAGTAAGCCCCTTGAAGATAAAAGTTGTAGAGTTGAAAATGAACTTGCTTCTAAATCTTACAGATGTGGTTTGTGTGGTAATAACTTTCAAAACCTAGCTACTCTTAAAGAACACCATTTGACTCATCAAACTCAGGAAGAAATTGATCAATTAAATCAGGAATCCCAAAGAATCttgaagcacaaaatgacaactaaacgTAGACACAGAAgaggaaatatacaaaatggaaAGTTGTATCCTTGTAAACAGTGCAATCGCGTCTTCCACCACTCTAGTAGTTTATCAAGGCACATGAGATATCACAAGGGCACAATGCACTCATGTCAGTTTTGTGGTAGACTCTTTCCTCAGCGTTGTGATTTGCGAAGACATGTTGTTATGTACCACCCAGCTGCTTTGGAACATAAACCCACATCACAAAATGAACCTCTCGCACGAGCAATTAAAAGAGAGAGAATGACAGGTCATTTGAAGAGTGCCAAAAGCTCCTCTAATAGGGAACAGATAATGTCATCAGATCAAAGTCCAAATGAGAACCGATCAGGGAAGGTTGGCCGAATTAACTACAAATGTCAAGATTGTGGTAAGAAATTTGGATTGTTGTGCGTGTATCAAAGACATTTGCGTTACCACAAAAAAGAACCTAAAAAGAATCTGCAGGGTGTTTCTGATACTACTAGTGCTTCATCTCCTAAACTCAATCTTGAAAATCACCAAAGCACCGGTTTGAATCAAGTCCCAGAAGAAACAAAGGAAGACCCTGTGATCAAAAAAGACACCACTGAAGAAAAAGAAGTTGGATCAATGGACTGTTCTAAAAGTAATAAAGACAATGCTGTGGGTCTTTATGAATGCATTGAGTGCACCAAGACATTCTCGTGCTCTGAGACATTTCTTCAGCACCAGGCTACTCATGGTTCTGGGTAA
- the fpr1 gene encoding chemokine-like receptor 1 — protein MMDLMTATPFYYFNTTDELSRNGSFYDEDEEYDYRDENPYKDEHAELRQSLNIMSLIVYCLAFVLGVLGNGVVIWVTGFKMKKTVNTVWFLNLAVADFLFTAFLPLSVTYTAMDFHWPFGKFMCKLNTTISFLNMFASVYILVVISIDRCVSVVWPVWAQNHRNVRKASCVSLLVWVLALILSSPYFIFRDTGPSYHNEDIINCFNNFALSDDYETPAVNQLRQFRHQAMTITRFLLGFVIPFTVIVSCYAVIIHRLRRNRTLASQSSRPFKIIAAIIVTFFLCWAPFHIMGLIELVNHMANYTSVTLDHVITIGVPIATSLAFLNSCLNPLLYVFMGQDFKDKVRKSILNVLENAFQEEVSRSFTYTNSMITSRSKDKSVSDAEV, from the coding sequence ATGATGGATTTAATGACTGCTACACCTTTCTATTACTTCAACACAACGGATGAACTTTCAAGAAATGGTTCTTTTTACGACGAAGATGAGGAATACGACTACAGAGATGAGAATCCCTACAAGGATGAACATGCAGAACTGAGGCAGTCACTTAACATCATGTCTCTCATTGTCTACTGCTTGGCCTTTGTCCTCGGTGTGCTAGGGAATGGAGTGGTTATCTGGGTGACCGGTTTTAAGATGAAGAAAACCGTTAACACTGTTTGGTTCCTGAACCTGGCTGTGGCCGACTTTCTCTTCACAGCTTTTCTGCCCCTGAGTGTCACATACACAGCAATGGATTTTCACTGGCCATTTGGAAAGTTCATGTGCAAATTGAACACTACCATAAGCTTTCTGAATATGTTTGCCAGTGTCTACATCCTGGTGGTAATCAGCATTGATAGATGTGTGTCTGTGGTGTGGCCTGTATGGGCTCAGAATCACCGTAACGTGCGTAAAGCCTCCTGTGTTAGTCTGTTGGTTTGGGTGCTGGCTTTGATTCTGAGCTCTCCATACTTCATCTTCAGAGACACTGGGCCATCATACCACAATGAAGACATCATTAACTGCTTCAATAACTTTGCACTCTCCGATGATTATGAGACACCGGCAGTGAACCAGCTGAGACAGTTTCGCCATCAAGCAATGACAATCACCCGCTTTCTTCTAGGATTTGTCATTCCTTTCACTGTTATTGTGTCTTGTTATGCAGTAATAATCCATCGTCTGAGAAGAAATCGCACCCTGGCCAGCCAGTCAAGTCGCCCATTCAAGATCATCGCAGctattattgttaccttttttCTGTGCTGGGCTCCCTTTCACATCATGGGACTGATTGAGTTGGTAAATCACATGGCCAATTACACCAGCGTAACCCTAGACCATGTCATTACTATTGGTGTCCCAATAGCCACAAGCCTGGCCTTTCTCAACAGCTGTCTGAATCCACTGCTTTATGTTTTCATGGGTCAAGATTTCAAAGACAAAGTCCGCAAGTCCATCCTGAACGTGTTGGAGAATGCCTTCCAGGAAGAGGTTTCACGCTCCTTCACCTACACAAACTCCATGATCACCAGTCGCAGCAAAGACAAATCCGTTTCCGATGCTGAGGTGTAA